The nucleotide window GCCGCAGTCCGACACCGACAGCAACGGCCGGGTGCTGAAGCCGCGTGAAGGCGAGCAGTACGAATTCGGCCTCAAGAGCAGCTACTTTGGCGGCGACCTGAATACCCGTTTCTCGGTATTCCGCCTGACCGACAAGAACCGCGCCACCACCGAATATGACGAGGATGGTGTAGACACCAATTTCTCGATTGCCTCCGGCAAGACCCGCGTCAAAGGCGCGGAAGTGGAAGTGAGCGGCAAGCTGACGCCAAACTGGGAGTTGCTGGCCGGCTACACCTGGATGGAAACCGAAACCCTCAAGGGTGACGCCGAAACCACCTTCTTCATCATGCCGCGCAACCAGGCTTCGCTGTGGAGCAAGTACACCATCAGCCAAGGCCCGCTGACCGGCCTGGCCATTGGCGGCGGTGTATCCGCGATGAGCAGCTTCTATTCCGAGAACGGTGGCGTGCGTATCGATGCACCCGGCTATGCCACGGTTGACGCGATGCTGTCGTACCCGGTTACCTCGAAGCTGACGGCCACCTTCAACGTCAACAATCTGTTCGACCGGGACTACCTGTCGCGGGTGGGGTCGACGTCCACGTTCAACTTCTACGGGCCGTCGCGCAGCATGATGGTTGGCGCGCGTTACGATTTCTAGAACATACCTGAGACATAAATGTAAAATTTATTATCTAACAGCCTAATAGATATAGAGTAATTCCTCTTCTACCTTTGGTCGGTTTCCCATCACTACTTTCATCTATGGTGTACCTTGAATGAAAAGTAAAGAATGGGACGCCGATCATGCTAACCGCTCAGCGTTTTATGATGACCTCTGGAGAAAGATACGTCGTGCTGCTGGACGATGAATCGAATCTCCCGGACTTCAACACCAATCTTTTTTTGACTTCCCAAATCAGGAACGCCGATAAGGCATACGCTACCTTACTTTCGGCTGCCTCCCATCTGCGTTTATTTTTCTGTTTCCTGATGGTGCGGCAGATAGACTTGCATGATCGCTATAAGTCAAAGCGTTTTCTTCTTGTGCACGAACTGGATGCGCTTCGCGACTTTTGTGCGATAAAGCATTATGGACTTATTAAGTCCAAGCGCGCGTGTGATGTTGATCGAATGACTCTCTATGCTCGATTATCAACGATCGCTAAGTATTGTGATTGGTTGATTGGGCGTTATTTTGATTACGCTAATCCATCCCCCGAAGCAGCGGCCGACATGGTGTCGCATATCCGTGCGCGACGACCTAGAATCAGTGGTCGAGCGGGGCAGAAAGAAAAGGCTTTGTCATCATTTCAAGTCCAAGCGCTCGATGCGGCAATTGCCCCTGAGAGTCCCGTGAATATATTTGAACCAGAGGTCCAGTTCCGGAACTATTTGATTATCCGCGTGATGAGCGAGCTAGGGATAAGGGCGGGTGAGCTGTTAGGGATTCGTTTAGATGACTTGGACTTCGGAGAAAATTTTGTTCGAATTGCACGGCGTCCTGATCAGGTCGATGATCCGCGATCTCGTCAACCGTTAGTCAAGACTCTAGCTCGTACTTTGCCCATGAGTAGCAGATTAGGCGCTGACCTTCATAAATACATCATTGGTGAGCGTCGAAAAATACCGAATTCTCGCAAATGTCCCTACTTGTTCATAACCCATAAATCGGGGCCGTCTCAGGGGCAGCCTTTGTCTATCGCTGGGTATCAGAAAGTTTGGCGAACGTTACAACAGTCCTCCTTGGCTCTAGCTCAAGTCCACGGGCATCGACTACGGCATACCTGGAATCAGGATTTTTCGGAGTATATGGATGCCTTGCCAAAACCGCCATCCGAGGCAGAGCAAGAAAGCATTCGCTCCAAATTGATGGGGTGGAGGAAGGGCTCCGGTAGTGCGAAACACTATAACGAGCGGTTTGTTTCTAAGAAAGCCAACCAGGTTGGGATTGAGCTTCAGGAAAAGCTTCGCGATAAAGTCCGGAGGAAAAATGAAACCTAGGGCTGATTCGTTTGAGAGCAACCATTATATAACCAAAAGTGGTTGCATATTTAACCTTGATTCCACGATCTGGCAATTGAATCGAAATTGCAGAGTTGATTTCTCTAAGTTTGTCGGGCTTGTGAGTGATGATGTTTTGTCTTCTTTTAAGGTCGTGATGTCCTATTATGCTAGAGATAATTCTCCGGCATATACGACGAACATATTTGAGAGATTTTTTCATCTGGTTGAATTTGCCGCAGGTCAGGAGATTACGGTTGACCTGTTAATTGATTACCGTGCCGCTTTGAGTGGGCGTATTTGGTACTTGACTTTCTTGAAGGCTTTGTTTGTTCGTTGGAAGAAGCTAGGTGTCGGTTTTGTTTCGGAGGACGTTGTTGGGTATTTTAAAGCTATGAAGTCCGTGGGTAATCCTAAAGGGGATGCGGTAAGGCGGCGCGACCCAATTAAAGGACCGTTTAGTGATATCGAGCTCTCTGGGTTATACGAAGTTCTCATCCAGGGTTATGAGTCTGGAGCGGTGAAGCTGGAATCCTTTGCGCTAACGCTGATCACCTTAGCACTAGGTAGTCGGCCCATTCAGATAACAGACCTGCGTTGTCTGGATTTGATTGTAGAAATAGACAAGAACGGGGAGCCAGTGTATGTCGTGATGATGCCCCGTGCAAAACAGAGAGGACAAGAGTTTCGAAAAAATCGTAAACGCCGTTCAATACCTGCTGACGTGTGGAATATTTTAAATAGGCAGAAGCAGCACGTTATTGAAAAAATAAAATCGCTGTGTTCAGAGTCAGTTCCTGAAGAGCTTTCAGAGAATTTTCCTCTCTTCCCTAATTGGGTGAATTTAAAAGATGGAGTGAATATTAACACGCTGCGCGAAGCTGTTTTTAGTGATGTTTTGCACCTAAGAGGGGCGTCGATGACAACCCGTGTTAAGAATGCTGTTGCCGTCTTGAATGTGCAGTCGGAGCGAACGGGCAAGCCTCTTACTGTCTGCCCTAGGAGGTTTCGTTATACCGTTGCTACGCGGGCAGCCAGGGAAGGTTACGGACCATTAATCATAGCGGAGTTGCTCGATCACAATGATGTGCAGAGTGTCACCGTTTACACTGAGAATGTACCGGAATATGGGGCGAAGATTAGTGCGGCACTCGACCCAATGTTGGCGTCATACGCGAAAGCGTTCGCGGGAGTCTTAGTTAATTCTAAAAGCAATGCGCTAAGAGGTGATGATCAATCGGCGACGATACGTACGCACGATGGTAAACCTTCGGGGACTTGTGGGTATTATGGTTATTGTACTGCAAGCGTACCAGTGCCGTGTTACACATGTGCACATTTTCAGCCATGGCTAAATGGTCCTCATCAAACTGTGTATGACTATTTACTGTCAGAAAGAACCAGGATTCTGGAGG belongs to Pseudomonas putida NBRC 14164 and includes:
- a CDS encoding site-specific integrase is translated as MKPRADSFESNHYITKSGCIFNLDSTIWQLNRNCRVDFSKFVGLVSDDVLSSFKVVMSYYARDNSPAYTTNIFERFFHLVEFAAGQEITVDLLIDYRAALSGRIWYLTFLKALFVRWKKLGVGFVSEDVVGYFKAMKSVGNPKGDAVRRRDPIKGPFSDIELSGLYEVLIQGYESGAVKLESFALTLITLALGSRPIQITDLRCLDLIVEIDKNGEPVYVVMMPRAKQRGQEFRKNRKRRSIPADVWNILNRQKQHVIEKIKSLCSESVPEELSENFPLFPNWVNLKDGVNINTLREAVFSDVLHLRGASMTTRVKNAVAVLNVQSERTGKPLTVCPRRFRYTVATRAAREGYGPLIIAELLDHNDVQSVTVYTENVPEYGAKISAALDPMLASYAKAFAGVLVNSKSNALRGDDQSATIRTHDGKPSGTCGYYGYCTASVPVPCYTCAHFQPWLNGPHQTVYDYLLSERTRILEATGDAAIATSLDRCMLAVAEVIELCKARQANAKDHEDLVIGSDLK
- a CDS encoding tyrosine-type recombinase/integrase, with product MLTAQRFMMTSGERYVVLLDDESNLPDFNTNLFLTSQIRNADKAYATLLSAASHLRLFFCFLMVRQIDLHDRYKSKRFLLVHELDALRDFCAIKHYGLIKSKRACDVDRMTLYARLSTIAKYCDWLIGRYFDYANPSPEAAADMVSHIRARRPRISGRAGQKEKALSSFQVQALDAAIAPESPVNIFEPEVQFRNYLIIRVMSELGIRAGELLGIRLDDLDFGENFVRIARRPDQVDDPRSRQPLVKTLARTLPMSSRLGADLHKYIIGERRKIPNSRKCPYLFITHKSGPSQGQPLSIAGYQKVWRTLQQSSLALAQVHGHRLRHTWNQDFSEYMDALPKPPSEAEQESIRSKLMGWRKGSGSAKHYNERFVSKKANQVGIELQEKLRDKVRRKNET